DNA from Streptomyces rishiriensis:
AGGCCGTCGATGTGGAACTCCTCGCACCAGTACACCGCGTTGGCCACCAGGAAGTTGCGCACCTCGCGGCGGCCGTAGTCGAACTCCAGCGTCCCCCAGTCGGGGTGCGCGGCCCGCAGCGGGTCCTCGTGCTCGTACAGCGGACGCCCGTCGAACTCCGCGAGGGCCCATTCGTCGCGCGGGAAGTGCGCCGGCACCCAGTCCATCAGGACGCCGATGCCGGCCCGGTGCAGCGCGTCCACCAGGTACTTGAAGTCGTCGGGTGTGCCGAGGCGGGCGGTGGGGGCGTAGAACCCGGTGACCTGGTAGCCCCACGAGCCGCCGAAGGGGTGCTCGGCGACCGGCATCAGCTCGACATGGGTGAAGCCCAGGGCCCGGACGTACGCGGGCAGCTGCTCGGCGAGCTGACGGTACGTCAGGCCCGGTCGCCAGGAGGCCAGATGGACTTCGTAGACGGAGAACGGCGCCTCGTGCACGGGTATCTCGGCCCGCCGGGCCAGCCACTCCTCGTCGCCCCACTCGTAGTGCGAGGCGTGCACGATCGACGAGGTCGCCGGCGGCACCTCGGTGCGCCTGGCCAGCGGGTCGGCGCGCAGGGTGTGCGAACCGTCGGGGCGGGTGATGTCGAACTTGTACAGTTCGCCCTCGCCGATGCCGGGCACGAACAGCTCCCAGACCCCGGACGAGCCCAGTGACCGCATCGGATACCCCGTGCCGTCCCAGAAGTTGAAGGTGCCGGCCACTCGCACCCCGCGCGCGTTCGGCGCCCACACGGAGAAGGCGGTGCCGCTCACACCCTGGTGGGTCGTCGGACGCGCACCGAGCACCGTCCACAACTGCTCGTGCCGGCCCTCGCCGATCAGGTGCAGGTCCAGATCGCCGAGCGTCGGCAGGAATCGGTAGGCGTCCTCGGTCTCCAGGACGGTGTCCTCGTAGGTGACGAGGAGCCGGTGGACCGGGACCTCGCCGAGCGGCAGCAGGCCGGAGAAGAAGCCGTCGCCGTCGTCGTGGAGTTCTGCGCGCAGGTCCCCCGCCAGCACCGTGACCGACCGCGCGTACGGGCGCAGCGCCCGGAAGACGACCCCGCCGGGCACCGCGTGCGCGCCGAGCACGGCGTGCGGGTCGTGATGGGTGCCGTGCAGCAGGCGTTCACGGTCGACGGGCCCGATGGCGGGGTCGATGACGGGGACGGGGCCGGGAACGGTGTCGGCCTCGGGGACCCCGGGGCCGGGAACGGTGTCGGCCTCAGAAAGGGCGTCGGCCTCGGGGACGGTGTCCATGGGGTCCTTCACCGGCTCGTTCGCGGCGACCCCGTCGATCGGCGCCGGCACTGCGGCGGGCGCTGCCGTCTCGGGCTTCGCGGTAGCGGCGGCCGCCACCCCGTCCGGCGTACCCGCCACCGGCGCTTCCGGCGTACCCGCCACCGGCGTCTCCTCGGCCCGCTTGCTCGCCGGGTTGTCGACCGCCGTGTTCTCGGACGCCGCCTTCCTGCCCGTCGTCTTCCTGCTCGCCGCCTTCTTGGCCGCCGCCTTCTCGGTCACTGCTTTCTTCGCGGTGGCCTTCTTCTTCGGGGGAGTCACGTACGGAGCCTCCTCAAGGCAGGTCGGGTGCGGCGAGGCGGTGTATCGCGGACAGGGGTACGGGGAGCCAGTCGGGGCGGTGCCGGGCCTCGTAGACGACCTCGTAGACCGCCTTGTCCGTCTCATGGGCCCGCAGCAGCACGGGGTCGGTGCGCGGGTCGACGCCCGCCACCTCGGCGTAGCCGGAACAGTAGGCCGCCCGGCAGGCGTGTGCCCAGGCCGGGGAGGGAGGGTCCGCCGAGTGGGCGGCGTAGTCGAAGGAGCGCAGCATGCCCGCCACGTCCCGCACGGTCGGCTGGGGCATCCGCCGCTCGGCCAGCGGCCTGGCGGGCTCCCCCTCGAAGTCGATCAGCGACCACTCCCCGGAGGCGGAGCGCAGGCACTGACCGAGGTGCAGATCGCCGTGGACGCGCTGGGCGGTCCAGGTGTGGCCCTCGGCCGCGAGGTCCGCCAGCGCGGTGAAGGCGGTGCGCAGCGCCGGCGCGTAGGGACGCAGCGCGGGCACCGCCTGCGCGGCGGCGTCCAGCCGCTCGGTCATGCCGTCCACCATCGGACGTATCTGCGCCTGTCCCAGGGTGGCCGTGGGCAACGCCCGGGCCAGCGCGCCGTGCACCTCGGCGGTGGCCCGCCCCAGGGCCCGGGCCTCGGTGGCGAAGTCCTCGCCCTTGGCCAGTTCCCGCAGCGCCAGTTCCCAGCCGTCCGCCGCGCCCTGCACATACGGCTGGAGCACGGCCAGGACGTACGGCTCGCCCTCGTCCTCACCCGGGTCGCCGTACATCCAGGCGGTCGGCGCGGGCACCCGGGCGCAGCCCTCACGGGCCAGCGCCAGCGGCAGCTCCAGGTCGGGGTTGACGCCCGGTACGACCCGGCGGAGCAGCTTGAGAATGAACGTATCTCCATAGATGACGGACGAGTTCGACTGCTCGCCCGTCAGCCGGCGCGGCACCAGGCCCGACCGGATCTCCTGACCTGGGTCCCGCTCGCAGCGCAGTCCGCCGATCCGGGCCCCGGTGCGCAGGGCCTCCAGCAGCACCTCGGCGGGCCGGGTGTCGTACAGGGCGTCGAACACCGTCCGCCCGGCCAGCGGACCCTGGGTCACATGCCCGATCAGCGCGGGCGCCAGCCGGGGCGGCAGGGCCTCGCGGGTGCCGATCAGCAGCTGGTAGCAGTCGCCGGGCCCCGCCGGCTGATGGGCGCGCACCAGCAGGTGGTACAGCCCCAGTCTGGTGTGGGCCGGCAGCAGCTCGGTGGCCGCCACCAGCGAGAAGCCGGTGACCGGACGGCCCTTGCCGGCGAACCAGCGCTGCCGGGGCAGCCACTCCCGCAGCAGGGGGTCGAGCGAAGCGAGAAGGCCGGGGTCGGTCCGGCCGGAAAGTGTGACAGTCGCCGCCATAGGTGTCACATTCCTTTCCCCGGGGGGCGGGGTCGGGGCGTTACTGTTGCGTGCCCCGGGCGGGGCGGTGGAAACCGCCCCGCCCGGGCTTTCAGGACGCGTCCCTGCGCAGCCTGAACCAGTAGAAGCCGTGGCCCGCCATGGTGAGCAGGTACGGCAGGTCGCCGACCGCCGGGAAACGGACGCCGCCGAACAGCTCCACCGGGTACCGACCCTTGAACCGGCTCAGGTCCAGTTCCGTGGGCTGCGCGAACCGCGAGAAGTTGTGCACGCACAGCACCAGGTCGTCCTCCCCCTCCTTCGTCAGGGGAGCCTCGCGCAGGAAGGCGAGGACCGCCGGGTTGGAGGACTGGAGTTCGGTGTAGGTGCCGAGGCCGAAGGCGGGGTTCTGCTTGCGGATCTCGATCATGCGCCGGGTCCAGTGCAGCAGCGAGGAGGGCGACGACATCGACGCCTCCACGTTCGTGACCTGGTACCCGTAGACGGGATCCATGATGGTCGGCAGAACCAGCCGTCCGGGGTCGCAGGAGGAAAATCCTGCGTTGCGGTCCGGTGTCCACTGCATAGGGGTGCGGACGGCGTCGCGGTCGCCGAGCCAGATGTTGTCGCCCATGCCGATCTCGTCGCCGTAGTAGAGGATCGGCGAGCCGGGCAGGGAGAGCAGCAGGGCGGTGAAGAGCTCGATCTGGTTGCGGTCGTTGTCGAGGAGGGGTGCGAGCCGGCGGCGGATGCCGATGTTGGCGCGCATGCGCGGGTCTTTCGCGTATTCCGCGTACATGTAGTCGCGTTCCTCGTCGGTGACCATTTCGAGGGTGAGCTCGTCGTGGTTGCGCAGGAAGATGCCCCATTGGCAGCGCGAGGGGATCGCGGGGGTCTTCGCGAGGATTTCGGAGACGGGGTAGCGGGATTCCCGGCGGACCGCCATGAAGATGCGGGGCATGACGGGGAAGTGGAAGGCCATGTGGCATTCGTCGCCGCCGGAGGCGTAGTCGCCGAAGTAGTCGACGACGTCCTCGGGCCACTGGTTGGCCTCGGCGAGGATCACCGTGTCCGGGTAGTGGGCGTCGATCTCCTTGCGGACCCGCTTGAGGAACTCGTGGGTGGCCGGCAGGTTCTCGCAGTTGGTGCCCTCCTCGGCGTAGAGGTAGGGCACGGCGTCGAGGCGGAAGCCGTCGATGCCCAGGTCCAGCCAGAACCGCAGCGCGGAGATCATCTCCTCCTGGACGGCCGGGTTCTCGTAGTTGAGATCCGGCTGGTGGGAGAAGAAGCGGTGGAAGAAGTACTGCTTGCGGATGGGGTCGAAGGTCCAGTTGGAGACTTCGGTGTCGACGAAGATGATGCGGGCGTCGGCGTATTGTTTGTCGTCGTCGGCCCACATGTAGTAGTCGCCGTAGGGTCCGTCGGGGTCTTTCCTCGATTCCTGGAACCACGGGTGCTGGTCGCTGGTGTGGTTCATCACGAAGTCGATGATGACGCGCATGCCGCGTTGGTGGGCGGCGTCGACGAACTCGACGAAGTCGGCGAGGTCACCGAATTCGGGGAGGACGGCGGTGTAGTCGGATACGTCGTATCCGCCGTCCCGTAGGGGGGATTTGAAGAAGGGCGGCAGCCAGAGGCAGTCGACTCCCAGCCATTGCAGGTAGTCGAGTTTGGCGGTGATGCCTTTGAGGTCGCCGACGCCGTCACCGTTGCTGTCCTGGAAGGAGCGGACGAGGACCTCGTAGAACACGGCGCGTTTGAACCACTCGGGGTCGCGGTCCTTGGCGGGTGTGTCCTCGAAGGTGTCCGCAACGGGCTCGTTGACGATCATGATGTGGGTGACCCTCCGATCTGCGGGTTGGACGGTCGCAGGACGGTGAGTACGTGCGCGGGCCGGGTGCCCGGTTCGAGGCGCACGTAGTTGGCCCTGCCCCAGTGGTAGGTCTCGCCGGTGAGCTCGTCGCGCACCGGCACCGACTCGTGCCAGTCCAGGCCGAGTTGCGGCATGTCCAACGACACCGTCGCCTCCTGGGTGTGGTGGGGGTCGAGGTTGACGACCACCAGAACCGTGTTCGAACCGCTCTTCTTCGAGCTCCTCTTCGAGTAGGCGATCACCGCTTCCTTGTCGGTGGGATGGAAGTGCAGATCGCGGAGTTGGTGCAGGGCCGGGTTCGCCCGCCGGATCTCGTTGAGCCGGGTCAGCAGCGGGGCGATGCTGCGGCCCTCCCGTTCGGCCGCCGCCCAGTCACGGGGCTTGAGCTGGTACTTCTCCGAATCGAGGTATTCCTCGCCGCCTTCCTTCAGCGCCGTGTTCTCGCAGAGTTCGTAGCCGCTGTAGACGCCCCAGGTCGGCGAGAGGGTCGCGGCCAGGACGGCGCGGATCTCGAAGGCGGGGCGGCCGCCCTGCTGGAGATAGGCGTGCAGGATGTCGGGGGTGTTGGCGAACAGATTGGGCCGCATGTAGGAGGCCGCGTCCCCCGAGAGTTCGGTGAGGTACTCCGTCAGTTCCTGCTTGGTGTTGCGCCAGGTGAAGTAGGTGTACGACTGCTGGAAGCCGATCTGGCCGAGAGTGTGCATCATCGCGGGGCGGGTGAAGGCCTCGGCGAGGAAGATCACGTCGGGGTCGGTGCGGTTGACGTCCGCGATGACCCGTTCCCAGAACACGACCGGCTTGGTGTGCGGGTTGTCCACCCGGAAGATCCGCACCCCGTACGACATCCAGTGCCGCAGGACCCGCACGGTCTCGGCGACGAGACCGTCCAGGTCGGCGTCGAAGGCGATCGGGTAGATGTCCTGGTACTTCTTCGGCGGGTTCTCGGCGTAGGCGATGGTCCCGTCGGGCCGGTGATGGAACCACTCGGGGTGTTTCTGCACCCAGGGGTGGTCGGGGGAGCACTGCAGGGCGAAGTCGAGGGCGATCTCCAGACCGAGCTCGCCCGCCCGCTCCACGAACCAGGCGAAGTCCTCGATGGTCCCCAGCTCCGGGTGGACGGCGTCGTGGCCGCCCTCCGGTGAGCCGATCGCCCAGGGCACGCCGACATCGTCCGGGCCGGGATCGAGGGTGTTGTTGCGGCCCTTGCGGAACGTCGTGCCGATGGGGTGGACGGGCGGGAGGTAGACGACGTCGAAGCCCATCGCGGCGATGGCGGGGAGCCTGCGCGCGGCGGTGCGGAAGGTGCCGTGCGGGCGCTCGGGGGTGCCCTCGGAGCGGGGGAAGAACTCGTACCAGGCGCCGTACAGGGCGCGTTCGCGCTCCACCAGCAGCGGCAGCGGCTCCGACGCGGTGACCAGCTCCCGCAGCGGATACCGGCCGAGCACGGCGTCGACCTGCGGCGTCAGCGCCGCCGCCAGCCGGGCGAAGGCCGGGCGGGTCTCGTCGCGCAGTGCTTCGGCCGCCGTCAGCACCACGGCGCGTTCGGGGCCCTCCGGCACTCCTGCGGCGGCGCGTCCGTACAGTCGCGCGCCCTCTTCCAGGACCAGCTCGGTGTCCATCCCGGCGGGGATCTTGATGCGGGCGTGGTGGCGCCAGGTGGCGACCGGGTCGCTCCAGGCCTCCACGGCGTACGTCCAGCGGCCCGTGGCGTCCGGTGTGACGTCCGCGCCCCAGCGGTCGGTGCCCGGGACGAGTTCACGCATCGGTGTCCAGGGGCCCGGGTTGCCGTCCGGATCCCGCAGGACGACGTTGGCGGCGACGGCGTCGTGTCCTTCCCGGAACACGGTCGCCGAGACCTGGAACGTCTCACCCGTGACCGCCTTGGCGGGCCGGCGACCCTGCTGGACGAGCGGGCGGACGTCCAGGACGGGTATGCGCCCGACGACGGTCGCGTCGCCGCCCGAGGAGGATCGCTCCGGGGCCGGCGGACCGGGTGCGGGCGTGAGCACCGGCACGGGCGCTTCCTTTTCCGGGCCGTCGCGGCCGTCGGGGACGTCGGCGCTGCCGGTGCTCTTGCCGTTCTTGCTGTTCTTGTTGTTCTTGGTGCGAGGCGTCGGGGGTGATGACGGGTGGTGCCTTGCTGGCATGACCGCTCCTGTCCGCATCAACGGGGGGTAGGCGGATGGATGTGGTGGGGAGGGGGTCCTGCGAAGGAGTACCGGAGGAGCCTTCCACCCTATTCGGGTGAGCAATCCGGCACGTTGTTAACTCCTCGTGCCGTTGTTGGTGCACAAAACCGGCCCCGTTCGAGGGGAACGGAGCCGGCCTCGGAACTCCGTCAGGTGGACGGTGGGACCTGGAGCAGTTTGTTCGGCGCACCGGTTTTCCGGCCGGAAACCTTGCCGTTCGCCGCCCCCGTGACGAGCGCCCGCGCGATCTGAGCGGGCGTGGTGTTCGAGTGGTCGGCGAGATGGAGCGCGGCCGCGCCCGCCGCGTGCGGCGCCGCCATGGACGTACCGGAGCGGGTCACCCGGCCGGTGTCGCTCGTGTACGACGCGGAGATGATCGGCAGATGGCTTCCGCCGACGGAACCGGGCAGACCGGCGCCGACTGTCTTCCCCTCCGGTGCGGCGTGCGCGGGCAGGGTGCCGGCCGAAAGGACCACGCTCGTGACGACCGCGGTCAGGCCCCCCACCCGGCGCAGACGCCGTGTTCGCGTCCGTGCCATGGTTCGAGTTCCCCTCCTCGACTCGGCGTACGACGGCTCCGCCGACTTGTCCGACTTCACCGGGTACGCCACTGGGCAGCCTCTCGTGCGGGGCGAAGGGCCACAAGGTGGCCTACCGGGACGGAACAGGTTTCGGCCCGTTGTCGCGGGTCGGGCCGAAAAGCGTGGGGCCGCGGGCGGCCAGCCATCAGCGGGCCCCGGGTCGGCGCCGGTACCTTCGTAGACGACGTGGACGCACACCGCCGTGCGTCTCTTCCTCACGCACGCCGAGGTGGAATGTGAAGGCGATCCGTCGATTCACCGTCCGACCCCTCCTCCCCGAACCCCTGCGGCCACTCAGCGATCTGGCCCGCAACCTGCGCTGGTCCTGGCACGCGGAGACCCGCGACCTCTTCCAGTCCGTCGACCCCGAGCGCTGGGCCGTCTCGGACGGCGACCCGGTGCGACTCCTAGGCGGCGTGCGCCCGGCACGCCTGACCGAGCTCGCCGGGGACCGCCGGTTCCTGCGCAGGCTGAGTGCCGCCGCCGACGACCTGCACGACTACCTGACCGGCGACCGCTGGTACCAGGCGCAGCCGGGTACCGCCGGGCTGCCCGCCGCCGTCGCCTACTTCTCACCCGAGTTCGGCGTCGCGGCCGCCCTGCCCCAGTACTCCGGTGGCCTCGGCATCCTGGCCGGCGACCATCTGAAGGCGGCCAGCGACCTGGGCGTCCCGCTGATCGGCGTGGGGCTGCTCTACCGGCACGGATACTTCCGTCAGACGCTCTCCCGGGACGGCTGGCAGCAGGAGCACTATCCGGTCCTCGACCCCAACGAGCTGCCGTTGACCCTTCTGAAGGAGGACGACGGCACCCCCGCGCAGGTCTCGCTCGCCCTCCCCGCGGGCAAACAGCTGCACGCCCGGGTCTGGCTGGCCCAGGTCGGCCGGGTCCCGCTCCTCATGCTCGACTCGGACGTCGAGGAGAACGACCTCGGCGAACGCGGGGTGACCGACCGGCTCTACGGCGGCGGCAGCGAGCACCGGCTCCTCCAGGAGATGCTGCTGGGCATAGGAGGTGTCCGGGCGGTACGCACGTACTGCCGGCTGACCGGCCACCCCCCGCCCGAGGTCTTCCACACCAACGAGGGCCACGCCGGCTTCCTCGGCCTGGAACGGATCGCCGAACTCTGCGACGAAGGGGTGGAGTTCGACGCCGGACTCGAGGCGGTCCGCGCC
Protein-coding regions in this window:
- the glgB gene encoding 1,4-alpha-glucan branching enzyme, encoding MDTVPEADALSEADTVPGPGVPEADTVPGPVPVIDPAIGPVDRERLLHGTHHDPHAVLGAHAVPGGVVFRALRPYARSVTVLAGDLRAELHDDGDGFFSGLLPLGEVPVHRLLVTYEDTVLETEDAYRFLPTLGDLDLHLIGEGRHEQLWTVLGARPTTHQGVSGTAFSVWAPNARGVRVAGTFNFWDGTGYPMRSLGSSGVWELFVPGIGEGELYKFDITRPDGSHTLRADPLARRTEVPPATSSIVHASHYEWGDEEWLARRAEIPVHEAPFSVYEVHLASWRPGLTYRQLAEQLPAYVRALGFTHVELMPVAEHPFGGSWGYQVTGFYAPTARLGTPDDFKYLVDALHRAGIGVLMDWVPAHFPRDEWALAEFDGRPLYEHEDPLRAAHPDWGTLEFDYGRREVRNFLVANAVYWCEEFHIDGLRVDAVASMLYLDYSREAGQWTPNEHGGRENLDAVAFLQEMNATVYRRSPGVVTIAEESTAWDGVTRATHHPGPSGFGGLGFGLKWNMGWMHDSLEYMSHEPVHRKYHHHEMTFSLVYAWSENYVLPLSHDEVVHGKRSLVSKMPGDWWQQRAALRAYLAFMWAHPGKQLLFMGQEFAQGAEWSEAHGPDWWLLDPAYGAEADHRGVRDLVRDLNTVYRAAPALWQLDTDPAGFQWVVGDAAEDNVFAFLRYDAEGVPLLSVSNLSPLVRHDYRLGAPDDVPAWHEVLNTDAAGYGGSGVAHPDPVKPEPQGLHGRPASVRLTLPPLATVWLRPA
- a CDS encoding maltokinase N-terminal cap-like domain-containing protein; translation: MAATVTLSGRTDPGLLASLDPLLREWLPRQRWFAGKGRPVTGFSLVAATELLPAHTRLGLYHLLVRAHQPAGPGDCYQLLIGTREALPPRLAPALIGHVTQGPLAGRTVFDALYDTRPAEVLLEALRTGARIGGLRCERDPGQEIRSGLVPRRLTGEQSNSSVIYGDTFILKLLRRVVPGVNPDLELPLALAREGCARVPAPTAWMYGDPGEDEGEPYVLAVLQPYVQGAADGWELALRELAKGEDFATEARALGRATAEVHGALARALPTATLGQAQIRPMVDGMTERLDAAAQAVPALRPYAPALRTAFTALADLAAEGHTWTAQRVHGDLHLGQCLRSASGEWSLIDFEGEPARPLAERRMPQPTVRDVAGMLRSFDYAAHSADPPSPAWAHACRAAYCSGYAEVAGVDPRTDPVLLRAHETDKAVYEVVYEARHRPDWLPVPLSAIHRLAAPDLP
- the treS gene encoding maltose alpha-D-glucosyltransferase, translating into MIVNEPVADTFEDTPAKDRDPEWFKRAVFYEVLVRSFQDSNGDGVGDLKGITAKLDYLQWLGVDCLWLPPFFKSPLRDGGYDVSDYTAVLPEFGDLADFVEFVDAAHQRGMRVIIDFVMNHTSDQHPWFQESRKDPDGPYGDYYMWADDDKQYADARIIFVDTEVSNWTFDPIRKQYFFHRFFSHQPDLNYENPAVQEEMISALRFWLDLGIDGFRLDAVPYLYAEEGTNCENLPATHEFLKRVRKEIDAHYPDTVILAEANQWPEDVVDYFGDYASGGDECHMAFHFPVMPRIFMAVRRESRYPVSEILAKTPAIPSRCQWGIFLRNHDELTLEMVTDEERDYMYAEYAKDPRMRANIGIRRRLAPLLDNDRNQIELFTALLLSLPGSPILYYGDEIGMGDNIWLGDRDAVRTPMQWTPDRNAGFSSCDPGRLVLPTIMDPVYGYQVTNVEASMSSPSSLLHWTRRMIEIRKQNPAFGLGTYTELQSSNPAVLAFLREAPLTKEGEDDLVLCVHNFSRFAQPTELDLSRFKGRYPVELFGGVRFPAVGDLPYLLTMAGHGFYWFRLRRDAS
- a CDS encoding alpha-1,4-glucan--maltose-1-phosphate maltosyltransferase, yielding MPARHHPSSPPTPRTKNNKNSKNGKSTGSADVPDGRDGPEKEAPVPVLTPAPGPPAPERSSSGGDATVVGRIPVLDVRPLVQQGRRPAKAVTGETFQVSATVFREGHDAVAANVVLRDPDGNPGPWTPMRELVPGTDRWGADVTPDATGRWTYAVEAWSDPVATWRHHARIKIPAGMDTELVLEEGARLYGRAAAGVPEGPERAVVLTAAEALRDETRPAFARLAAALTPQVDAVLGRYPLRELVTASEPLPLLVERERALYGAWYEFFPRSEGTPERPHGTFRTAARRLPAIAAMGFDVVYLPPVHPIGTTFRKGRNNTLDPGPDDVGVPWAIGSPEGGHDAVHPELGTIEDFAWFVERAGELGLEIALDFALQCSPDHPWVQKHPEWFHHRPDGTIAYAENPPKKYQDIYPIAFDADLDGLVAETVRVLRHWMSYGVRIFRVDNPHTKPVVFWERVIADVNRTDPDVIFLAEAFTRPAMMHTLGQIGFQQSYTYFTWRNTKQELTEYLTELSGDAASYMRPNLFANTPDILHAYLQQGGRPAFEIRAVLAATLSPTWGVYSGYELCENTALKEGGEEYLDSEKYQLKPRDWAAAEREGRSIAPLLTRLNEIRRANPALHQLRDLHFHPTDKEAVIAYSKRSSKKSGSNTVLVVVNLDPHHTQEATVSLDMPQLGLDWHESVPVRDELTGETYHWGRANYVRLEPGTRPAHVLTVLRPSNPQIGGSPTS
- a CDS encoding S8 family serine peptidase — protein: MARTRTRRLRRVGGLTAVVTSVVLSAGTLPAHAAPEGKTVGAGLPGSVGGSHLPIISASYTSDTGRVTRSGTSMAAPHAAGAAALHLADHSNTTPAQIARALVTGAANGKVSGRKTGAPNKLLQVPPST